From the genome of Impatiens glandulifera chromosome 9, dImpGla2.1, whole genome shotgun sequence, one region includes:
- the LOC124914342 gene encoding 60S ribosomal protein L6-like yields the protein MAPKTPRVTRNPELIRGVGKFSRSKMYHKRGLWAIKAKNGGAFPQHEKKPVEVKPSVKPPKFYPADDVKKPIVNKRTPKPTKLRASITPGTVLIILAGRFKGKRVVFLKQLASGLLFVTGPFKINGVPLRRVNQSYVIATSTKVDVSAVNVDKFDDKYFAKKTEKRKKKVEGEFFEEEKEEKNVFPQEKKDDQKTVDAALLQSIEGVSDLKAYLGARFSLKAGMKPHDLVF from the exons ATGGCTCCAAAGACACCGCGAGTGACCAGGAACCCGGAATTGATCCGGGGAGTGGGCAAATTCTCCCGTTCTAAGATGTACCACAAGAGAGGACTCTGGGCCATCAAGGCCAAGAACGGCGGCGCCTTCCCTCAACACGAGAAGAAGCCAGTCGAAGTTAAGCCTTCTGTCAAGCCACCCAAGTTCTATCCCGCCGATGATGTCAAAAAACCCATCGTTAACAAGCGCACACCCAAACCCACAAAGCTAAG GGCTAGCATTACTCCAGGAACAGTGTTGATTATATTGGCTGGACGATTCAAGGGAAAGAGAGTTGTGTTTCTGAAGCAGCTTGCTTCTGGGTTACTTTTTGTCACTG GGCCATTCAAGATCAATGGTGTTCCACTGAGACGTGTTAATCAATCGTATGTGATTGCTACCTCTACTAAGGTGGACGTATCTGCTGTGAACGTTGATAAGTTTGATGATAAGTACTTTGCAAAGAAAActgagaagaggaagaaaaaggTTGAAGGAGAATTCTTTGAGGAAGAGAAAGAG GAGAAGAATGTCTTCCCACAGGAAAAGAAGGATGATCAGAAAACTGTGGATGCAGCTTTGCTACAATCTATCGAAGGTGTTTCAGATTTGAAGGCATATCTTGGTGCCAGATTCTCGCTTAAGGCTGGCATGAAACCTCATGATCTCGTATTTTAG
- the LOC124914274 gene encoding SURP and G-patch domain-containing protein 1-like protein isoform X1 has protein sequence MGMEKEKKQGLFVNDGSFMERFKQLQQEKGVALPESRSNPTVPETSTPKPVINRTSLGFKPKDSRKDTPVSSGGKLAFSLKQKTKLVAPSIKLSEDDDEEEKDADSPFDNVPTKRQKLGQPDITRNLPKQPDVAPRSPSDPGVKKAVDHLAIFVAKHGRQFENVTRQKNPGDTPFKFLFDESCADYKYYEYRLREEEKALSQTKDSQTSQSGGSGTTSLESSVHKSRRHHSNYQIPTSALYDSEDKGGYGASAGQSGEFSAASDNTDSVAMMEFFMKKAAQEEKRRPPKQSKDEMPPPASIQVSGSGKKGHHMGDYIPQEELEKFMSSCNDAAAQKATKEAVEKARIQSDNVGHKLLSKMGWKEGEGLGSSRSGIANPIMAGDVKLNNLGVGASQPGEVKPDDDIYEQYKKRMMLGYRHRPNPLNNPRKAYY, from the exons ATGGGGatggagaaagaaaaaaaacaggGCTTGTTTGTTAATGATGGTTCCTTTATGGAGAGGTTCAAACAGCTTCAACAAGAGAAAGGTGTTGCCTTACCAGAGTCTAGATCTAACCCAACTGTACCGGAGACCTCAACTCCAAAACCAGTCATTAATAGAACGAGCCTTGGGTTCAAACCTAAAGACTCTCGGAAGGACACCCCAGTTTCTTCAGGTGGTAAACTTGCATTCAGCCTTAAACAGAAGACAAAGCTTGTGGCACCCTCGATAAAGCTAAGTGAAGATGACGATGAGGAAGAAAAAGATGCAGACAGTCCATTTGATAATGTTCCAACAAAGCGGCAGAAGTTGGGACAACCTGACATCACTAGGAATTTACCAAAACAACCTGATGTTG CACCTCGTTCTCCTAGTGATCCTGGCGTGAAGAAAGCTGTTGATCACTTGGCAATTTTTGTGGCCAAACATGGAAGGCAGTTTGAGAATGTTACTCGTCAAAAAAATCCTGGGGACACCCCATTCAA gtttttatttgatgaaagTTGTGCTGATTACAAGTATTATGAATATCGGCttagagaagaagaaaaggCCTTGTCTCAGACCAAAGATTCCCAAACATCACAAAGTG GTGGTTCAGGCACTACTTCCTTGGAGAGTAGTGTCCATAAATCGCGACGccatcattcaaattatcagaTTCCCACCTCTGCATTGTATGATTCTGAGGATAAAGGAGGTTATGGGGCATCAGCGGGACAATCTG GTGAATTCAGTGCCGCCTCAGACAACACAGATTCGGTGGCAATGATGGAGTTCTTCATGAAGAAAGCTGCACAAGAGGAGAAGCGAAGACCGCCAAAGCAGTCAAAGGATGAAATGCCTCCCCCTGCTTCTATTCAAG TGTCAGGTTCTGGGAAAAAGGGGCACCACATGGGTGACTATATCCCGCAAGAAGAGCTGGAGAAATTTATGTCTTCCTGCAACGATGCAGCTGCACAGAAAGCTACCAAAGAAGCTGTAGAGAAGGCAAGAATCCAGTCTGACAATGTCGGCCATAAACTCCTGTCCAAAATGGGTTGGAAAGAAG GAGAGGGTCTAGGGAGCTCGAGGAGTGGAATTGCGAATCCAATAATGGCAGGGGACGTTAAGCTGAACAACTTGGGAGTTGGAGCTAGCCAACCTGGAGAAGTGAAGCCTGATGATGATATATATGAGCAGTACAAAAAGCGGATGATGCTTGGTTATAGACACAGGCCAAATCCCCTg AACAATCCCAGGAAAGCATACTACTGA
- the LOC124914995 gene encoding box C/D snoRNA protein 1-like has product MEEPSGASVTADSSSKQSMACEECKLNPSKYKCPGCSLSSCSLPCVKAHKQRTGCTGKRQLTRFVPLSQFDDSLLLSDYHMLEETKRVTESSRRVRMKLWGNSHLEHPFSHGDIRKAALSRRTRLLFLPNGMSRRKENRSSFNYKLKLIKWTIEWRFQSTDVVLIDHGVDENATLRSVVEKHLKPGPWRHHLSKFCEDPIDDLKFLIRKFAKGRTSSYRELDIDAPIRHQFEDLVILEYPMIQVYLPSVTTFESEVIKDKPYNKPKTEVPVQESSDMPSSPKGVTFKEEEIQEEESPVVVPIQTLDNDTSDELVLTDLDFGLDQGLIDLYPYLVGLDDPIDTVEFNGVLIDRADMNHNNYVIDSGVARPTSQGDEAEEGEIPFT; this is encoded by the exons ATGGAGGAGCCCTCCGGAGCTAGCGTTACCGCTGATTCAAGTTCTAAACAATCAATGGCATGCGAAGAATGCAAGCTGAATCCTTCAAAATACAAATGCCCAGGCTGCTCTCTGAGTTCTTGCAGCCTTCCATGCGTCAAAGCACACAAACAACGGACTGGTTGCACTGGCAAGAGGCAGCTAACTCGCTTCGTTCCTCTATCTCAATTCGACGATAGTCTTCTCCTCTCTG ACTATCACATGCTTGAAGAAACAAAGAGGGTGACTGAATCTTCTCGGAGAGTGAGGATGAAGTTGTGGGGTAATTCCCACCTTGAACACCCATTTTCACATGGAGATATTCGGAAAGCTGCTCTAAGTCGGCGAACTAGACTCCTCTTTCTTCCAAATGGAATGTCAAGAAGGAAAGAAAATAGGTCTTCCTTTAATTACAA GTTGAAACTTATAAAATGGACAATAGAATGGAGGTTTCAATCAACGGATGTTGTACTGATTGACCACGG AGTAGATGAAAATGCTACATTACGTTCAGTGGTTGAGAAACACTTAAAGCCTGGTCCTTGGCGTCACCATCTTAGCAAATTCTGTGAGGATCCTATCgatgatctcaaatttctcaTTCGAAAATTTGCAAAg GGGCGTACGTCATCTTACCGGGAACTGGACATCGATGCTCCTATACGCCACCAATTTGAAGATTTAGTAATTCTTGAGTACCCCATGATCCAGGTTTATCTCCCTTCTGTAACCACCTTCGAATCGGAGGTTATAAAGGACAAGCCTTATAATAAGCCAAAAACGGAGGTACCTGTTCAAGAAAGTAGTGATATGCCCAGCAGCCCAAAAGGTGTAACATTTAAGGAGGAAGAAATACAAGAGGAAGAATCTCCAGTTGTTGTTCCTATTCAAACACTAGATAATGATACATCAGATGAGCTGGTTCTGACTGACTTGGATTTTGGTTTGGACCAAGGGTTGATAGATTTGTATCCTTACCTTGTTGGCTTAGATGATCCGATTGATACTGTTGAATTTAATGGTGTGCTGATTGATAGAGCCGATATGAACCATAACAACTATGTCATTGATTCTGGAGTTGCAAGACCGACGAGCCAAGGTGATGAAGCAGAGGAAGGAGAGATACCATTCACTTGA
- the LOC124914274 gene encoding SURP and G-patch domain-containing protein 1-like protein isoform X2, producing the protein MGMEKEKKQGLFVNDGSFMERFKQLQQEKGVALPESRSNPTVPETSTPKPVINRTSLGFKPKDSRKDTPVSSGGKLAFSLKQKTKLVAPSIKLSEDDDEEEKDADSPFDNVPTKRQKLGQPDITRNLPKQPDVAPRSPSDPGVKKAVDHLAIFVAKHGRQFENVTRQKNPGDTPFKFLFDESCADYKYYEYRLREEEKALSQTKDSQTSQSGGSGTTSLESSVHKSRRHHSNYQIPTSALYDSEDKGGYGASAGQSGEFSAASDNTDSVAMMEFFMKKAAQEEKRRPPKQSKDEMPPPASIQGSGKKGHHMGDYIPQEELEKFMSSCNDAAAQKATKEAVEKARIQSDNVGHKLLSKMGWKEGEGLGSSRSGIANPIMAGDVKLNNLGVGASQPGEVKPDDDIYEQYKKRMMLGYRHRPNPLNNPRKAYY; encoded by the exons ATGGGGatggagaaagaaaaaaaacaggGCTTGTTTGTTAATGATGGTTCCTTTATGGAGAGGTTCAAACAGCTTCAACAAGAGAAAGGTGTTGCCTTACCAGAGTCTAGATCTAACCCAACTGTACCGGAGACCTCAACTCCAAAACCAGTCATTAATAGAACGAGCCTTGGGTTCAAACCTAAAGACTCTCGGAAGGACACCCCAGTTTCTTCAGGTGGTAAACTTGCATTCAGCCTTAAACAGAAGACAAAGCTTGTGGCACCCTCGATAAAGCTAAGTGAAGATGACGATGAGGAAGAAAAAGATGCAGACAGTCCATTTGATAATGTTCCAACAAAGCGGCAGAAGTTGGGACAACCTGACATCACTAGGAATTTACCAAAACAACCTGATGTTG CACCTCGTTCTCCTAGTGATCCTGGCGTGAAGAAAGCTGTTGATCACTTGGCAATTTTTGTGGCCAAACATGGAAGGCAGTTTGAGAATGTTACTCGTCAAAAAAATCCTGGGGACACCCCATTCAA gtttttatttgatgaaagTTGTGCTGATTACAAGTATTATGAATATCGGCttagagaagaagaaaaggCCTTGTCTCAGACCAAAGATTCCCAAACATCACAAAGTG GTGGTTCAGGCACTACTTCCTTGGAGAGTAGTGTCCATAAATCGCGACGccatcattcaaattatcagaTTCCCACCTCTGCATTGTATGATTCTGAGGATAAAGGAGGTTATGGGGCATCAGCGGGACAATCTG GTGAATTCAGTGCCGCCTCAGACAACACAGATTCGGTGGCAATGATGGAGTTCTTCATGAAGAAAGCTGCACAAGAGGAGAAGCGAAGACCGCCAAAGCAGTCAAAGGATGAAATGCCTCCCCCTGCTTCTATTCAAG GTTCTGGGAAAAAGGGGCACCACATGGGTGACTATATCCCGCAAGAAGAGCTGGAGAAATTTATGTCTTCCTGCAACGATGCAGCTGCACAGAAAGCTACCAAAGAAGCTGTAGAGAAGGCAAGAATCCAGTCTGACAATGTCGGCCATAAACTCCTGTCCAAAATGGGTTGGAAAGAAG GAGAGGGTCTAGGGAGCTCGAGGAGTGGAATTGCGAATCCAATAATGGCAGGGGACGTTAAGCTGAACAACTTGGGAGTTGGAGCTAGCCAACCTGGAGAAGTGAAGCCTGATGATGATATATATGAGCAGTACAAAAAGCGGATGATGCTTGGTTATAGACACAGGCCAAATCCCCTg AACAATCCCAGGAAAGCATACTACTGA